The following coding sequences lie in one Paramormyrops kingsleyae isolate MSU_618 chromosome 15, PKINGS_0.4, whole genome shotgun sequence genomic window:
- the ak4 gene encoding adenylate kinase 4, mitochondrial, translating into MANRIFRAVVLGPPGSGKGTISARIAQSFGLQHLSSGDFVRENISASTEAGILAKTYIDKDLLVPDCVMTCLLLPRLEQMTRHSWVLDGFPRTLAQATALNDTCSLDVVISLNIPLETLKERLRHRWIHPASGRVYNMEFNPPQVHGMDDISREPLVQRDEDKPEALAARLRHYKDIAKPVIDLYRSKGILHSFSGTETNKIWPYINSLITGKIPEVQGASQTLPLHSQEQ; encoded by the exons ATGGCAAATAGGATTTTCCGGGCTGTGGTGCTGGGTCCTCCGGGCTCGGGAAAGGGAACCATCTCGGCGAGAATCGCGCAGAGCTTCGGCCTCCAACATCTGTCCAGCGGCGATTTCGTGCGGGAGAACATTTCTGCGAGCACCG AGGCTGGTATTTTGGCAAAAACCTACATTGACAAAGACCTGTTGGTCCCAGACTGTGTCATGACATGTCTGCTGCTTCCCAGGCTAGAGCAGATGACGAGACACAGCTGGGTCCTGGATG GCTTTCCTCGGACGCTGGCCCAGGCCACCGCCCTGAATGACACATGCTCCCTGGATGTGGTCATCAGCCTCAACATTCCTTTAGAGACACTCAAGGAGCGGTTGAGGCACCGGTGGATCCACCCGGCCAGCGGGAGGGTGTATAACATGGAGTTCAACCCCCCTCAAGTCCAC GGTATGGATGATATCAGCAGAGAGCCGTTGGTCCAGCGTGACGAGGACAAGCCTGAGGCACTGGCGGCAAGACTGAGGCACTATAAAGACATCGCCAAGCCTGTCATAGATTTATACAG GTCAAAAGGCATCCTGCACTCCTTCTCAGGGACAGAGACGAACAAGATCTGGCCTTACATCAACTCCCTGATCACGGGCAAGATTCCCGAGGTGCAGGGCGCTTCCCAGACGCTGCCCCTTCACAGCCAGGAACAGTGA